In the genome of Meles meles chromosome 16, mMelMel3.1 paternal haplotype, whole genome shotgun sequence, one region contains:
- the LOC123926561 gene encoding uncharacterized protein C2orf16-like produces MHPKAKYTVVETVEMTFGPHPKVTESVNITLNPESQITGPLKIPPGPICQNTRSLEMISSPSHQVTDYTKVTPVAQLQAMDFMGIIPPAPPHVIESGDSQSEIATLAPGATQPVGLTSSSCPPTIGPPGVVGSVGLPPKPPLKITESVGMIPMPSHQSIHSLKVTPAALGSPMGMIITPQSQVVETLDLTSRPVSQVRKPLELTSGSRIQVQDSVEMTPQPYVQGTKTTALTPGLPHQVMESPRLTPRHQILESSEMCPRQSHQIMETMGLASDPIIRNLAEPKQSHHQIMEHLGTVPRSLGQRAPSKEMSQEPLHQVTESAVMTTTSLLPGAEYLGVKPMPQVKTVDSMKLSPGLQNVKSIDVTPGSVPQMVKYGQPIPTVRPIELAPELQLQTVKSNELAPISQLESGNSVQLAPGSQLQGVKSIHLNLGTQQQSGKSAELAHAAHLQNRKSLDLTHNSQLQGLEYVHLALPPKFSDTKAVELILRPPQEDKKSMEFASKPWLPDERSKETAPVLLLKDVKFPQMAECRNVIPETQVESMKYEEPSSGAHIQAVNSVELNLKPNHQATEPEGLTPWHQALESSGMITEPGYQGAEVELTSNPCHHRKESMELTQPSLRSTPGPLNQTSECMQANSVPFQDALETMLQGVKALETRMPQHIIQESPALVPGSEMQGINPEVLNPESQSMTFVHLNLGPYSEFRNYKKLTSEPEFQGMKSVPLTPEPQPQSTKPDELALGPLMHGNKAVDLTVPLEVSKRLIPETRLHVESRKLSLEPHLLAKTSLGPTSRPRHQDTASVKLASETWPQEEESVKLIPQQVTGTPAMMPRPCFQNFSEMTLGPGHQDTETAQLFSGTLRQVALTPKPTGQVIESTGMTLKPHLQVTEPSEVPLRSEYENTEPYGLALSQVENIQETMPVPPYSVKGSLELTLGPQMQYEKSEPLMQNLKSVKLTPVSSPVVVGSKQFIAGPNDMFRS; encoded by the coding sequence ATGCATCCAAAGGCAAAATATACAGTTGTGGAAACTGTGGAAATGACTTTTGGGCCACATCCTAAAGTTACTGAATCAGTGAATATAACCTTAAATCCAGAAAGTCAAATCACAGGACCATTGAAGATTCCTCCAGGGCCAATATGTCAAAATACAAGATCACTGGAAATGATCTCCAGTCCATCGCATCAAGTTACTGATTACACGAAAGTTACTCCAGTGGCACAATTACAAGCTATGGATTTCATGGGAATAATTCCACCAGCACCGCCACATGTTATAGAATCTGGAGATTCACAGTCTGAAATTGCAACTTTGGCCCCAGGAGCAACTCAACCAGTCGGTTTGACATCTTCTAGCTGTCCTCCTACTATTGGTCCACCTGGAGTTGTAGGATCTGTGGGTTTACCTCCAAAGCCACCACTTAAAATCACAGAATCAGTAGGGATGATTCCAATGCCATCACATCAATCCATACACTCTTTAAAGGTAACTCCAGCAGCACTGGGGTCACCCATGGGAATGATCATAACACCACAATCACAAGTTGTAGAAACTCTGGATTTGACCTCAAGGCCAGTATCTCAAGTCAGGAAACCTCTGGAGTTGACTTCTGGGTCACGGATTCAAGTGCAAGACTCTGTGGAGATGACTCCACAACCATATGTTCAAGGCACAAAAACTACAGCATTAACCCCAGGGCTACCTCATCAGGTCATGGAATCTCCACGTTTGACCCCAAGGCATCAAATCTTAGAATCTTCAGAGATGTGTCCAAGGCAAAGCCATCAAATTATGGAAACTATGGGGTTGGCTTCTGACCCCATAATCAGAAATCTGGCTGAGCCAAAACAGTCACATCATCAAATAATGGAACATTTAGGGACAGTCCCAAGATCACTGGGTCAAAGAGCACCATCTAAGGAAATGAGCCAAGAGCCACTGCATCAAGTCACAGAATCTGCAGTAATGACCACTACATCTCTACTTCCAGGTGCAGAATATCTGGGGGTGAAGCCAATGCCACAAGTTAAGACTGTGGATTCTATGAAGTTATCCCCAGGATTGCAGAATGTAAAATCTATAGATGTAACTCCAGGTTCGGTCCCACAGATGGTAAAATATGGACAGCCGATCCCAACTGTGCGCCCTATAGAACTGGCCCCAGAACTTCAACTGCAGACTGTAAAATCTAATGAGTTGGCACCTATTTCACAGCTGGAAAGTGGGAATTCTGTGCAGTTAGCCCCAGGGTCTCAGCTTCAAGGTGTGAAATCTATTCATTTGAACCTAGGAACACAACAACAAAGTGGAAAATCTGCTGAGTTAGCCCATGCAGCACACTTGCAAAATAGGAAATCGCTAGATTTGACCCACAATTCACAGTTGCAAGGTCTGGAATATGTTCATTTGGCCCTTCCACCGAAGTTTTCAGATACAAAAGCTGTGGAGTTGATCCTAAGACCACCACAGGAAGATAAGAAATCTATGGAGTTTGCCTCAAAGCCATGGTTACCAGATGAAAGATCTAAGGAGACAGCCCCAGTACTATTGCTTAAAGATGTGAAATTTCCTCAAATGGCAGAATGTAGAAATGTGATTCCTGAAACACAGGTGGAAAGTATGAAATATGAGGAGCCAAGCTCAGGGGCACACATTCAAGCAGTAAACTCTGTAGAGCTGAACCTCAAGCCAAATCATCAAGCCACAGAACCTGAAGGATTAACCCCATGGCACCAAGCTTTGGAATCTTCAGGAATGATCACAGAGCCAGGATATCAAGGAGCAGAAGTAGAGTTGACTTCCAACCCTTGTCACCACAGGAAAGAATCTATGGAGTTGACACAACCATCTTTAAGAAGTACTCCAGGGCCATTGAACCAGACTTCAGAATGTATGCAGGCAAACTCAGTGCCGTTCCAAGATGCTCTTGAGACAATGCTCCAAGGCGTAAAAGCCCTGGAGACTCGAATGCCTCAACACATAATACAAGAATCTCCAGCGTTAGTACCAGGATCAGAGATGCAAGGAATAAATCCAGAAGTGTTGAACCCAGAGTCCCAAAGTATGACGTTTGTTCACCTGAATCTAGGACCATATTCAGAATTTAGGAACTATAAGAAGTTGACCTCAGAACCTGAATTTCAAGGTATGAAATCTGTGCCACTGACCCCAGAACCACAGCCCCAAAGTACAAAACCTGACGAGTTAGCTCTAGGTCCATTAATGCATGGCAATAAAGCTGTGGATTTAACTGTACCACTGGAAGTATCTAAGAGGTTGATTCCTGAAACACGCTTACATGTTGAATCGAGGAAACTAAGCTTGGAACCACATTTACTAGCAAAGACATCTTTGGGTCCAACTTCTAGACCAAGGCATCAAGACACAGCCTCTGTAAAGTTAGCTTCTGAGACCTGGCCACAAGAGGAGGAATCTGTGAAGTTAATCCCACAGCAAGTCACAGGAACTCCTGCGATGATGCCCAGGccatgttttcagaatttttcagagatGACTCTGGGGCCAGGCCATCAAGACACAGAAACTGCACAGCTGTTTTCTGGGACTTTGCGCCAAGTGGCATTAACACCAAAACCAACAGGTCAAGTTATAGAATCTACGGGAATGACTCTAAAGCCACACCTTCAAGTTACTGAGCCTTCAGAGGTACCCCTAAGGTCAGAATACGAAAACACAGAACCTTATGGGTTGGCATTGTCTCAAGTTGAAAATATCCAGGAGACAATGCCAGTACCACCATATTCAGTAAAAGGATCCCTGGAATTGACTTTGGGACCACAAATGCAATATGAGAAATCAGAGCCACTAATGCAAAATTTGAAATCTGTGAAGTTAACCCCTGTGTCATCCCCAGTAGTGGTGGGATCTAAGCAATTTATCGCAGGACCAAACGACATGTTCCGGAgttga